The genomic segment CGCGCCCCCGGCGACCAGCATGTCCCGCTGCATCGCCCCGGCCAGCTTGAGCACGGCTTCGGCGTGCGGGTCCGGCTTTTCGGTGGCCGACTCGGGCTCGGTCGCTTCGGTGTCGCTCACCCGCCCAGTGTAGAACCGCGCGGAATCGAGCCGTCACGAGTGGTCGCGAACGAGCAATTCACCCGCTATTCATCCCGCCGATGCCGGGTGCTCCGGCAATTCCGGCTGAACGGGGATCAATAGATGGAGACGGCGGTTCCGCGTTCGAGATCGGCGAAGATCTCGTCGACCGCCTGATCGGTCAGGCGGACGCAACCGTTGCTCGCCGGTTGGCTTTCCACCGGCTCCCCGCCGTGCAGGGCGATGCCGGTGTTCGTGATGTAGGAGGGCCGGTACATCGGGCCGAGTTTCGCGTACCGCCAGCCGTCGATCTGGTACTGCACGCGGAAGTCACCGGCCGGCGTCTGCTTCCCCGGTTCGTCGCGGCCGGTGGAAGCGTCGTGGATCCGCACCACACGGCCGTTTTCGACGCGGTAGAGCACCTGCTTGGCCAGGTCCACCTCGAACCCCGGCCCGTTCCCGCGCGGCGACGGGGTGATCGGCTCACGCAACGCGTTCGCGGTGGCGCGGTCGACCACGCCGGTGCGCGGCAGCTCGTGCACCTTCTGGAAGGCGGTCACGGCGTGCTTCGTCTCGTCGTCGCTCTCCCCTACGAGGTAGCCGAGGCTCCGCAGCGATTGCTGGACCGCCGGCAGCGGCGGGATCGGCGGCTCGGGCGGGGCAAGCGCCACCGGCGGTGGTGGCGGCGGGGGCGGTGCCGGTTCCGCCTCGACCGCCGCGCAGCCAGCGAGGAGCACCGCGAGCAGCGGGAGGTACCAACGGAGGTCACGCATACTGTCCCCTTTCCGGCTTCTGCTCGTACTTGGCGCGAAGCGGCCGGCGCGCAACGTCGTTGCGCTCGGCGGGGTTCGTGCCAAGTACCGGGTGAGACCCCCGTGGAGGCCACCACTTGCCAGGCACCCCCGACGAAGACCTCGTGCCCCGCGTCGCGACCGATCCGGCCGCGCTGGACGAGCTGTACCGGCGCCACGTGCGGGCTGTGCTCGGTTACGCCACGCGCCGGATCGGTGACCCGGTGGAGGCGGCGGACGTGGTCGCCGGGGTGTGGCTCGAGGTGGTGCGGACGGCGACCCGGTACGACCCCCGGCGCGGCTCCCCGCGGGCGTGGATCTTCGGCATCGCGGCCAACCTGGTGGCCGCGCACGGACGGCAGCGGGCGATCGAAAGCCGTGCGCTGCAACGGGTCTACGGGCAGCGAGAGCTGCGGCCCGACGACTTCGCGGAACTGGCGGACCGGATCGACGCCCAGCGCGCGTCCCCGCTGCTGCGGGCCGCGATGGCGGAACTGGCACCGGCCGAGCGGGAACTGTTCCTGCTGGTCGGCATGGACGGGCTGAGCCCGGCCGAGGCGGCGGCGGTGCTCGGCATCGCGGCACCGGCCGCGCGGATGCGGCTGGCGCGGGCCCGGCGGCGACTTCGGGGCGCGATGCCCCAGATCGGGAGCAGCGCATGAGCGGGGACTACGCCGCGGAACTGACCGGCTTCGAGCAGCGGCTGCTGGACGGCCTGCGCGAGGTGCGACCCGAACCGCCGCGCCGGAACTGGCGTCCGCTGGTCGCGCTGGCGGCGACCGCGGCGGTGGTCGTGGGCGCGGCGCTGGTGGTGCCGTCGGTGTTCGACCACCCCGAGCCGCCCGCTCCCCCGCTGGCGCAGCCGGTGGCCGCCAAGCCGTTCAGCTACGTCCGGGCCGTGCAGGGCACGTTGTACGTGACCATGGAGGGTGGCGGTGAGGTGTGGAGCGAGGTCCGCGCTCCTGCCGAGCTGTGGGTGAGCAACGCACCGGCGAGCGTGCGGTCCGTGCGCCTGGTTCTCGCGCCCTACCAGCAGTTCTCGTGCACTTCCTCGGTCGCGGACTCGCTCTGCGCGGACTGGCTGGGACGGCACAAGGAGCTGAACCACGAGCCGGTCGACCGCATGCTGCCGGAAGCCGTGTACCCGGTGGAACCCGGTGAGACCGACCTGCCGGACCGGATCCGGCCGCTGTTCCCCGACGCGCTGGTGACCGATCCGGCCCTGCCCGCCGAGCCACGGGCCTTGGACGCGCGCGTCGCCGAACTCGCCCGGGACTGGCACCAGCAGCACAGCAAGATGATCGAGCCCGAGGCGCGGTACCTGGACCAGACGCGGTGGCACCTGCTGGTGGAGATCGCCGGCAAACCCACGGCGAGCCCGGCCCTGCGCTCAGCGGCGATCGAACTGGCCTCGGCGCTCCCGGTCGGCCGCACGGGCACCGGCACCGACCGGCTCGGCCGCCCCGGCACGAAGCTCACCTTCGGCCACGACAGCGACCTCCGCACCGAAGTCCTCTTCGACCCGCGGACTTCGACCCTGCTCAGCATCGAAGAGTTCTCCCCGGTGCCGCCGGACACCCGGCGCCCACCGACCCCACTCCACGCGAGCGACTACACCCTGTTCGAACAAACCGCCACGGTCTCGTCGCCCACCGAACGCCCCCAGACCCGCTGACGCAAGCACCGCCGCGGCGCCAAAACCGCCAGGATCGCCAGCACAACCCCGCATCGACCAGCCAGAACACCGCAGCCAGGCCGAAGAGGGCTACCGGACGGACCGGCACAGTCCGGTCAGTCAGCGAACGGCCCTGGACCCGCTGCCGCGAACGCCGTCGCGGCGCCAGGGTCCCGGCACCGACCAGCGCGGCCAGGTCGAACAGCGCCTTCGAACGAACCGGCGCAGTCCCCGTAGATCGCCGAACGGCCCTAGACGCGCTGCCGCGAGCGCAATCTCGGCACCGCCGACACCAGGATCGCCAGCAGCAACCCGGCACCGACCAGCCAGAACACGGCACCCGTGTCGAAGAGGGTCACCGAGACCACGCCGAACGCCAGTACTCCGGCCCACAAGTAGATGAGCATGACCGCCCGGCGCTGGGAGTGGCCGATCTCCAGCAGCCGGTGGTGCAGGTGCATCTTGTCCGCGGCGAACGGGCTCTCACCACGCCGGGTGCGCCGGACCACGGCGAGCAGCAGGTCCAGCAGCGGCACGAACAGCACCGCGGCCACCACCAGCAGCGGCGACAGCAGCGCCACCGTGTCGGTCGGGTCCACCTGCGAGTACGGGATCTTGCCCGAGGCCGAGGTGCTCGCGGCGGCCAGCATCAGGCCGATCAGCATCGAGCCCGAGTCGCCCATGAAGATCTTCGCGGGCTGGAAGTTGTGCGGCAGGAAACCGAGGCAGGCCCCGGCCAGGGCGGCCGCGATCAGGGCGGGCGGGTAGCTGCCCACGTCGCCGCCGGTGTCGTGCAGCACGCCGAGCGAGAACGCGCAGGTGGCCGCGGCGGCGATGAACCCGAGCCCGGCGGCCAGGCCGTCCAGCCCGTCGACGAAGTTCATCGCGTTGATCATCAGCACCACCAGGAACACCGCGAGCAGCCCGCCCTGGTTCTTGTCCAGCACCAGCACCGAGCCGAGGCCGTCGCCCTCGCCCCACGGCACCCAGAACGACACCCACTGCAGGCCGAACAGCACCAGCAGCCCGGCGCACATCACCTGACCGGCCAGCTTCGTCCAGGCGTCCAGCTCGATCCGGTCGTCCAGCGCGCCGATCAGCACGATCAGCCCGCCGCCGATCAGCACGCCGACCGGGTCCAGCGAGTACTCGAAGGCCCGCCGCAGCACCGGCAGCTGGTGGGCCAGCGCCATGCCGCCGACCACGCCGAAGTACATCGCCAGCCCGCCCATCCGCGGGATCGGGATGACGTGCACGTCGCGGGCGCGGGGGTTGGCCACCGCCCCGATCTTGATCGCGAACCGGCGCACCAGACCGGTCAGGAGGAAGGTCAGCGCCGCCGCGGTGAGTCCGACGAGCAGGTACTCGCGGATCGGCAGGCCTTGGGTGATCGTGGGGGGCACGGGGAGATCTCTCAGGTTCAGGCGGACAGCACGGGGACGCCGAGCACTTCGGACACCGCGTCCACGCTCACCGCGCCCTCGCGCAGCACGAGCGGCTGGTCGCCGGTCAGGTCGACGATGGTCGACGGCACGGGCTCACCGCTCGGCCCGCCGTCGAGGTAGACCGCCACCGAGTCACCCAGCTGCTCCTGCGCCTCCTGCGCGGTCGCGGCGGGCGGCTGACCGGAGACGTTGGCGCTGGAAACCGCCATCGGGCCGACCTCGCGCAGCAGCTCCAGCGCCACCGGGTGCAGCGGCATCCGCAGCATGACCGTGCCGCGGGTGGTGCCGAGGTCCCACCGCAGGCTCGGCGCGTGCGGGAGCACAATGGACAAATCGCCCGGCCAGAAGGCTTCGATCAGCGCTCTTCCCTGCGGTGGCACGCCGAGCACCAGTCCGTCCACTGTGGACCAGGAACCGACCAGCACGCCGACCGGCATGTCCGGGCCGCGGTTCTTGGCCCGCAGGAGCGACTGCACGGCGGCGCCGTCGAAGGCGTCGGCGCCGATGCCGTAGACCGTGTCGGTCGGCAGCACCACCAGCCTGCTCGAGCGGACCGCGCCGGCCGCCGCGGTCAGGCCGTCGGCTCGGGAATCGGGTTGGCTGCAGTCGTACACCGCGCTCATGCACCGCAGCCTACTGCTCCCGGTTAACCGCGACGGGCGGTGGTGAACCTGGGACGCCCGGTGAGGTCGGGGTGGCAGCGGACGTCGCTGAGCACGCGGCGCCCGGCGATCAGTTCGGGCACCACCGAACCGTGCGTGTCGTCGTGCTCGATGGCCAGGCCGCCGGTGGGTTTGAGCAGGCGGGCGCCCGCGGCGACGGCGTGCCGGATCACTTCGAGTCCGCCCTCCTGGGCGAAGACCGCCTGCGGCGGGTCGAAGTCGGCCACCTCGGGCGGCACCTCGGTGCTCGGCGGCACGTACGGCGGGTTGCACAGCACCAGGTCGACCAGGCCGTCCAGCTCGGCGAACATGCTGCCGTCGGCGATGTCCCCGGAGTACAGCCGGATCGCGGTGTCGCCCGCCGCGGCCCGCGCCTCGGCGTTGTGCCGAGCCCAGGCGAGCGCCTGCGGGTCGATGTCGACCGCGTAGACCACGGCGTCCGGCCGTTCGTGCGCCACGGCCAGCGCGAGCGCGCCGGACCCGGTGCACAGGTCGACCACCACCGGGTACTGCCTGCCCTCGATGATCGACAGACCCCATTCGAGCAGCAGCTCGGTCTCCGGGCGCGGCACGAAGACCCCGGCGCCGACGTCCACGGTGATCCGGCCCATCGGCGCCCAGCCGGTCAGGTGCTGCAGCGGGACGCGCTTGGCGCGCTGGTTCACCAGCTGCCCGATGGCCTCGACCACCGGCGGGTCGACCAGCGGCACCAGCGGGAGGCGGGTGCGCTCCACGCCGAGCACGTGGGCCGCGATCAGTTCGGCGTCGGTGCGCGGGGACGCGACCCCGGCGCGTTCGAGGATCCTCGTCGCTTCGATGATCGCCAGCCGGAGGGGTTGCCGCTTCACGTCTTCCAGCCTGTCACACCACCGGCAGATAACCGGCGAGCGCACCGCGGTTGCGCCGCAGTGTGTCGATCCGCGCATCGAGCTCCGCCACCTCGGCACGCAGGGTTTTCACCAAGGTGGGGCACAAGTCCAGCCGATCGAGGTCTTCCATCGTGCACGGCAGCACCTCAGCGATCACCTCGGTGGACAGTCCGAGGTCCAGCAGCTTGCGGATGTGGCGCACGGTGGCGACCGACTCCTCGTCGTAGCGGCGGTAGCCGTTCGCGTCGCGTCGGGCGGTGAGCAGGCCCTGCTCCTCGTAGTAGCGGAGCATCCGCTGGCTGACGCCCGTCCGGCCCGACAGTTCACCGATCAGCATGAGATCCACCTCACGAGCGCTTGGCCCTGACACCGATGTGAGTGCTTAACGTCGCCGCATGGCTGAACATTTCGCACACCTGGTCCGGGGTTCGGGTCCCGGACTGCTGCTCGCCCATGGCGGGGGCGGCAGCGTCGACGGCAATTTTGGCATGATCCTCGACGAGCTGGCCCGCACGCACACCGTCGTCGGGCCGGACTACCCCGGTTCGGGCGGCACCCCGCGCAGCGGGACCCCGCTCGACCTGGACACCGTGGCCGACACGCTGGTCCGCACGGCGGTGGACGCGGGCGTGGAGCGGTTCACCATCCTCGGCTACTCGGTCGGGACCGGCGTCGCCGTGCGCGCCGCCACGCGGCACCCGGACCGGGTCACCGGGCTGATCCTGACCTCGGGTTTCAGCCACCCCAGCAATAAGCTGCGGCTGGCCGCCGACGTCTGGCTCGCGCTGCTGGCCCAGGACGACCGGCGGCTGCTGGCCAAGTACCTGACCCTGATGGGCAGCGGGGAGCAGGCGCTGAACGCGCTGAGCGAGGCCGAACTGGACGCGTCGATCGACGCGCTGGCCGCGTTCGTCCCGGAAGGCACCCCGGAGCACGTCGAACTGGTCGCCTCGATCGACACGCGTGCCGAACTGGCCGGGATTTCGGTGCCCACGCTGGTGATCGCCACCTCGGCGGACGCGCTGGCGTCGCCCGCGCTGTCCCGGGAACTGGCCGCGGGCATTCCTGGCGCGCAGTTGACCGAAATCGACGCCGGGCACAACATCGGCGGCGAAGCCCCTGAACAATGGCTGTATTCGATCCAGAAGTTCCTCTCCGAGATTGGCTGACCGATGGACCTGCAAGTGGTGCTGCCGAACGAAGCACCGGAAATGGCCCCTGGCCGTCCGGCG from the Amycolatopsis magusensis genome contains:
- a CDS encoding L,D-transpeptidase family protein: MRDLRWYLPLLAVLLAGCAAVEAEPAPPPPPPPPVALAPPEPPIPPLPAVQQSLRSLGYLVGESDDETKHAVTAFQKVHELPRTGVVDRATANALREPITPSPRGNGPGFEVDLAKQVLYRVENGRVVRIHDASTGRDEPGKQTPAGDFRVQYQIDGWRYAKLGPMYRPSYITNTGIALHGGEPVESQPASNGCVRLTDQAVDEIFADLERGTAVSIY
- a CDS encoding RNA polymerase sigma factor; its protein translation is MPGTPDEDLVPRVATDPAALDELYRRHVRAVLGYATRRIGDPVEAADVVAGVWLEVVRTATRYDPRRGSPRAWIFGIAANLVAAHGRQRAIESRALQRVYGQRELRPDDFAELADRIDAQRASPLLRAAMAELAPAERELFLLVGMDGLSPAEAAAVLGIAAPAARMRLARARRRLRGAMPQIGSSA
- a CDS encoding glycosyltransferase family 4 protein; translation: MPPTITQGLPIREYLLVGLTAAALTFLLTGLVRRFAIKIGAVANPRARDVHVIPIPRMGGLAMYFGVVGGMALAHQLPVLRRAFEYSLDPVGVLIGGGLIVLIGALDDRIELDAWTKLAGQVMCAGLLVLFGLQWVSFWVPWGEGDGLGSVLVLDKNQGGLLAVFLVVLMINAMNFVDGLDGLAAGLGFIAAAATCAFSLGVLHDTGGDVGSYPPALIAAALAGACLGFLPHNFQPAKIFMGDSGSMLIGLMLAAASTSASGKIPYSQVDPTDTVALLSPLLVVAAVLFVPLLDLLLAVVRRTRRGESPFAADKMHLHHRLLEIGHSQRRAVMLIYLWAGVLAFGVVSVTLFDTGAVFWLVGAGLLLAILVSAVPRLRSRQRV
- a CDS encoding L-threonylcarbamoyladenylate synthase, which translates into the protein MSAVYDCSQPDSRADGLTAAAGAVRSSRLVVLPTDTVYGIGADAFDGAAVQSLLRAKNRGPDMPVGVLVGSWSTVDGLVLGVPPQGRALIEAFWPGDLSIVLPHAPSLRWDLGTTRGTVMLRMPLHPVALELLREVGPMAVSSANVSGQPPAATAQEAQEQLGDSVAVYLDGGPSGEPVPSTIVDLTGDQPLVLREGAVSVDAVSEVLGVPVLSA
- the prmC gene encoding peptide chain release factor N(5)-glutamine methyltransferase, which translates into the protein MKRQPLRLAIIEATRILERAGVASPRTDAELIAAHVLGVERTRLPLVPLVDPPVVEAIGQLVNQRAKRVPLQHLTGWAPMGRITVDVGAGVFVPRPETELLLEWGLSIIEGRQYPVVVDLCTGSGALALAVAHERPDAVVYAVDIDPQALAWARHNAEARAAAGDTAIRLYSGDIADGSMFAELDGLVDLVLCNPPYVPPSTEVPPEVADFDPPQAVFAQEGGLEVIRHAVAAGARLLKPTGGLAIEHDDTHGSVVPELIAGRRVLSDVRCHPDLTGRPRFTTARRG
- a CDS encoding MerR family transcriptional regulator, with product MLIGELSGRTGVSQRMLRYYEEQGLLTARRDANGYRRYDEESVATVRHIRKLLDLGLSTEVIAEVLPCTMEDLDRLDLCPTLVKTLRAEVAELDARIDTLRRNRGALAGYLPVV
- a CDS encoding alpha/beta fold hydrolase gives rise to the protein MAEHFAHLVRGSGPGLLLAHGGGGSVDGNFGMILDELARTHTVVGPDYPGSGGTPRSGTPLDLDTVADTLVRTAVDAGVERFTILGYSVGTGVAVRAATRHPDRVTGLILTSGFSHPSNKLRLAADVWLALLAQDDRRLLAKYLTLMGSGEQALNALSEAELDASIDALAAFVPEGTPEHVELVASIDTRAELAGISVPTLVIATSADALASPALSRELAAGIPGAQLTEIDAGHNIGGEAPEQWLYSIQKFLSEIG